The stretch of DNA AACGAAAAACAGATAATATTGTTGTGAAGGAGAGTTCTAAACTCTCTTTAATTGGATTATCGCAAGATGAGATAGTGCAAGCTTTGAAGACTGTTGGTGTACCAGAGCGTCAAACGCGTATGCGTGCACGTCAGCTTTGGCATTGGCTTTATGTACGTGGTGTTTCAAATTTTGATGAAATGCTGAATATTTCTAAAGTAATGCAGGAAACACTTAAACATCATTTTTCCATTGCGCGTCCGGAAATTGTTGGAGAACAAATATCAAAGGATGGTACACGTAAATGGCTCTTACGTTTTCCAGCACGTGGGGCTGGAAGGCCTGTTGAAATTGAAACGGTTTATATCCCTGAAGAAGGACGTGGTACTTTATGTCTTTCATCGCAAGTAGGGTGTACGTTAACCTGCTCTTTTTGTCATACGGGAACGCAGATGCTTGTTCGCAATTTGACCGCGGAAGAAATTTTGGCACAATTATTGGTTGCACGTGATTGTTTGGGTGATTTTCCTGATAAGAATACCCCTGATGGGGCAATTGTTCCTGTTGAAGGACGCAAAGTTACCAATATTGTTATGATGGGAATGGGAGAACCTCTTTATAATTATGAAGCTGTAAAAAAAGCTTTATTGATTGCTTCTGATGGCGATGGGCTTTCTTTATCAAAACGTCGGATTACGCTTTCAACCAGTGGGGTTGTTCCTGGAATTATTCGCACTGGGGAAGAAATTGGTGTTATGTTAGCAATTTCACTCCACGCCGTACACGATACAGTAAGGGATATGCTTGTTCCGATCAATAAAAAATATCCGCTTACTTTGTTAATGGATGCTTGCCGTAATTATCCTGGTCTGTCTAATGCAAAACGAATCACATTTGAATATGTTATGCTGAAAGATATCAATGATAGTTTAGATGATGCTAAGCGATTAATTCAGTTATTGAAAGGGATTCCTGCTAAGATCAATTTAATTCCTTTTAATCCGTGGCCAGGGAGTAATTATCAATGTTCTGATTGGGAGCAAATCGAGCGTTTTGCTGATGTTGTTAATCAAGCAGGCTATGCTTCTCCTATTCGCACACCGCGTGGACGCGATATCTTAGCTGCATGTGGACAGCTTAAATCGGCTTCAGAGCGCTTACGGAAATCTGAACGTTTGAAACTTGAAAATGCCATTGGTCATTAGTTAACGCAATTTTCAACGATATAAAGCCTGTACTTTTTTCCGTAAATCAACATATAAACCTCGTATAAAATAAGCATGTGTGAGACACAGATTAATATGGATAAGTGCGAGATGAACAGCCTCAGCTTTTATGGGGGCAATGGAGGAAAAGATATTGCATAAAGTCTGTCTACATAATCCCTGAAATGAGGATGCAACCTCATTTAGAGGAAAGCCTCAAGGGTTACTCATTTCCACTTCACTCTCATATTCCTTACTTCAGCTTAAAAGCATTGACGATAATATATTTAAAAGAGTGAAGATGTATATTGTCCCATGCTTTTGTTTATTATATTTTTTAATAAAATTACGTTTCACATGCGAAACAGAGGGGCTAAGATATAAACACCATTGTGTTGTCCATTGACATGTTTTTTTAAGTACCTTTTAGTGCGCCCCCCATTTCACGACAATACTTGTAAGGAGTATAACAACAAGCTTCTGTGAAATACATGATATATCCATATTTTTTAACTTTTAATATTGTAACAACTTTTGGTATTTGAGACAGTTCATAAGAAATATTCTTTTCTTAGATAGTTTTTATCCACATAACAATTCAAGCTTTTCTTGTGATACGCAAGGGAAAGCTATTGTTTAATTCAACATAAACAGATTTAAAATGAGAGCGTTTCACAGTATCTAGAGTCCTCATTTAAATTAAAAACGATAAATTATACCTTATAAATCAATTTTTTGTAACGATAAGAAGATGGAGGGCAAAGCTGGTAAAGGTACCAGCAATAAGCCAGTCGAGAAAGCGAAGATAAAGGGGGTTTTGTTTAAGGGTCTTGGTAAGTTTATGTGCTGTAAAAATGACTGAAATTGTAATAGGAAAAGAAATAGGAATATAAGAGAGTCCCAAAAAGAGTAGTTTTTGTGTTGCCATAGGATCATTCGCATTGATAAATTGTGGTAAGAATGTGGCGTTAAAGAGTATGACTTTAGGATTGAGAAGATTAATTCCAATA from Bartonella tribocorum CIP 105476 encodes:
- the rlmN gene encoding 23S rRNA (adenine(2503)-C(2))-methyltransferase RlmN encodes the protein MAISYDLRPVGSCLERKTDNIVVKESSKLSLIGLSQDEIVQALKTVGVPERQTRMRARQLWHWLYVRGVSNFDEMLNISKVMQETLKHHFSIARPEIVGEQISKDGTRKWLLRFPARGAGRPVEIETVYIPEEGRGTLCLSSQVGCTLTCSFCHTGTQMLVRNLTAEEILAQLLVARDCLGDFPDKNTPDGAIVPVEGRKVTNIVMMGMGEPLYNYEAVKKALLIASDGDGLSLSKRRITLSTSGVVPGIIRTGEEIGVMLAISLHAVHDTVRDMLVPINKKYPLTLLMDACRNYPGLSNAKRITFEYVMLKDINDSLDDAKRLIQLLKGIPAKINLIPFNPWPGSNYQCSDWEQIERFADVVNQAGYASPIRTPRGRDILAACGQLKSASERLRKSERLKLENAIGH